A portion of the Bacteroides faecium genome contains these proteins:
- a CDS encoding DUF1735 domain-containing protein: protein MKKQLLYISLASMLLTMSACENDGKNDFLSDFSTTMYFTNSGVQELGCLKIGEPADYNVYVYKAGSDLSAVSDATATLLTEEELQEYNQANGTQYKLLPENCYEAQKRVDLQFASSELVHAFPVEFDADKIDALDKSVEYVLPYNLTSSKPVNENKNIVLIKPVVVMPTIGFNNPDMEVVTVSPSDPKQVVIQKVLSVPFQNRWTFDCTLAVDESAIEKYNRENDTDYKLLPADQYKYDKAISFKAGSNEAIVKVTINRTEELVCGNYMLPLKLVSCTHPHIVAEDSKSVAAVGYCYTLPKIPLSIEMLSANATTTDGKGLPGLIDGVGNGMHYHTDWNGKYVDETYRHYIDIHFKAPIQRMMLEYWTRFNNATLAPQRVVLWTSNDGVTWAQWQVLEGNLPTTKNTKYQSTFFKSEQPFSYLRFSVTKNSAGEVGSAVKKDGCFSIDDLIIYGQ, encoded by the coding sequence ATGAAAAAACAATTATTATACATATCCCTGGCAAGCATGTTATTGACTATGAGTGCTTGTGAAAACGATGGAAAAAATGATTTTCTGAGTGACTTCTCCACCACCATGTACTTCACAAATAGTGGAGTGCAGGAGTTGGGATGTCTCAAGATAGGCGAACCTGCTGATTATAATGTGTATGTCTACAAAGCCGGTAGCGACCTGTCTGCTGTGTCGGATGCAACGGCTACATTGCTTACTGAAGAAGAATTGCAGGAATATAATCAGGCTAACGGCACCCAGTACAAACTGTTGCCCGAAAATTGTTATGAAGCTCAGAAAAGAGTTGATCTACAGTTTGCATCTTCTGAGCTGGTACATGCTTTCCCTGTCGAATTTGACGCTGACAAGATTGATGCGTTGGATAAGAGTGTGGAATATGTGTTACCCTACAATCTGACTTCGTCAAAGCCGGTCAATGAAAATAAAAATATAGTGCTGATTAAGCCGGTAGTGGTTATGCCTACAATCGGTTTCAATAATCCGGATATGGAAGTGGTGACTGTATCTCCATCAGATCCGAAACAGGTGGTCATACAGAAAGTACTTTCTGTACCCTTTCAGAACCGTTGGACTTTTGACTGCACGCTCGCTGTTGATGAGTCGGCAATTGAGAAGTACAATAGAGAAAACGACACAGATTATAAGTTACTTCCCGCAGACCAATATAAATATGATAAAGCCATTTCGTTCAAGGCAGGAAGCAATGAGGCAATTGTAAAAGTAACCATTAACCGTACGGAAGAACTCGTTTGTGGCAATTATATGCTGCCACTTAAATTAGTTTCATGTACACATCCCCATATTGTAGCTGAAGACTCCAAGAGTGTAGCGGCGGTAGGTTACTGTTATACATTACCCAAAATACCTTTGTCGATTGAAATGTTGAGTGCCAACGCAACGACAACTGACGGAAAGGGATTGCCCGGATTGATTGACGGAGTGGGAAATGGTATGCATTATCATACAGACTGGAATGGAAAATATGTAGATGAAACATACAGACACTACATCGATATCCACTTTAAGGCTCCTATTCAACGGATGATGCTCGAGTACTGGACTCGATTTAATAATGCTACACTTGCTCCACAGAGAGTGGTGTTGTGGACGAGCAACGATGGAGTGACGTGGGCGCAATGGCAGGTATTGGAAGGGAATCTTCCCACTACGAAGAATACCAAATACCAGTCTACCTTCTTCAAATCCGAACAGCCATTTAGCTATTTGCGTTTCTCTGTGACCAAGAATTCTGCCGGAGAAGTAGGATCGGCGGTAAAAAAAGACGGATGCTTTAGTATAGATGACTTAATTATCTACGGTCAGTAA
- a CDS encoding RagB/SusD family nutrient uptake outer membrane protein encodes MNKFWTKTIYIMAAACSLTFSSCSDFLDRQEDEKLTFDKIWQSRNTIKQYWLNTMSFLPNENISNVIDNDPYLGAADEITVAYDRQYRKINFGSWNANNVPYDRFAKYYKGIRECNIFLQNVDRSSDPILTKDQIEEWKVQTRFARAYYYFLLMRDYGPVFLVGDELLDFAASTAELYRPRNTWEQCVDYVVAEMKACAENPSMLRQAELEKMNYGFATKGTCYAVISRLTLYSARDLYNGNTLYKSVKNPVVSEFPELSGVNLFPQEYKADKWLIAAEAARKVFEDGSYQLYRATSNNPYENYVGVINETWNSELIWTDRYCKINDWGLCTVPTSVGGTAYGSMGPTQQQVDAYAMNNGRYPIIGYESNGIPVIDPLSNYSKNEFEKTKWTYPSKGWSNKDNFDITAPNMYKDREPRFYVSIFFGGNYFIHGQSGATQGTMTSFAKGANGNKSQDFPKSGYLINRVYNHKLNSANGNWGNMTFPLFRLGETYLNFIEAVLECKKRGVVLPAGYEQEAMDKWADLRSRSGMSPITDSYPNASVEELIELCRKERRVELAFERHRYFDTRTWMIAEQTDNGPMYGMDTTCPLEKNMDSSETPDGFWKRVVFETRVFKSNHYLYPFSQRELDRNMILTQNYGW; translated from the coding sequence ATGAATAAATTTTGGACTAAAACAATTTATATAATGGCTGCTGCATGTAGCCTCACTTTCTCTTCTTGCAGTGATTTTCTGGATAGACAAGAGGACGAAAAACTAACTTTTGATAAGATTTGGCAATCCCGCAATACTATCAAACAGTATTGGTTGAACACAATGTCCTTTCTGCCGAATGAGAATATCAGCAATGTGATAGATAACGATCCCTACCTCGGTGCTGCCGATGAAATTACAGTGGCTTATGACCGTCAATACCGTAAAATAAACTTTGGTTCGTGGAATGCGAATAATGTTCCTTACGATCGCTTTGCAAAATATTATAAAGGTATCCGGGAGTGCAACATCTTTTTGCAGAATGTAGACCGGTCGTCCGATCCGATTTTGACTAAAGACCAGATTGAAGAATGGAAAGTGCAGACTCGCTTTGCCAGAGCTTACTACTATTTTCTTTTGATGCGCGACTATGGCCCGGTGTTCCTTGTAGGTGATGAATTGCTTGATTTCGCGGCATCTACGGCAGAATTGTATCGTCCTCGTAATACTTGGGAACAATGTGTAGATTATGTTGTAGCCGAGATGAAAGCATGCGCCGAGAATCCATCTATGCTAAGGCAAGCCGAACTGGAGAAAATGAATTACGGCTTTGCAACCAAAGGTACTTGTTATGCTGTTATATCGCGCCTGACATTGTACTCTGCACGTGACCTATACAATGGTAACACATTATATAAAAGTGTAAAAAACCCCGTAGTCTCCGAATTTCCCGAACTCTCCGGCGTTAATCTTTTCCCACAAGAATACAAGGCGGATAAATGGTTGATAGCTGCCGAGGCTGCTCGTAAAGTATTTGAAGATGGTAGTTACCAGCTTTACCGTGCGACTTCTAACAATCCCTATGAAAATTATGTAGGTGTAATCAATGAAACGTGGAATAGTGAGTTGATTTGGACTGACAGATATTGTAAAATAAACGATTGGGGATTGTGTACAGTTCCTACCAGTGTAGGTGGTACGGCCTATGGTTCTATGGGTCCTACTCAGCAACAAGTAGATGCTTATGCCATGAACAACGGTCGTTATCCGATCATCGGTTACGAGTCTAATGGAATACCCGTCATTGATCCGCTATCAAATTATAGCAAAAATGAGTTTGAAAAAACGAAATGGACATACCCCAGCAAAGGATGGTCTAATAAAGACAATTTCGATATTACCGCTCCCAATATGTATAAGGATCGTGAACCTCGTTTTTATGTTTCCATCTTCTTTGGCGGAAACTATTTTATCCACGGACAGAGCGGTGCTACTCAGGGCACAATGACTTCATTTGCCAAAGGTGCTAATGGTAACAAGTCGCAAGACTTCCCGAAAAGCGGATACCTTATTAATCGTGTTTACAACCATAAATTAAACTCTGCCAATGGCAACTGGGGTAATATGACATTCCCACTGTTCCGTTTGGGAGAAACCTACCTGAACTTTATAGAAGCAGTGCTCGAATGTAAAAAACGTGGAGTAGTACTTCCCGCAGGTTATGAGCAGGAGGCGATGGATAAATGGGCGGATTTGAGAAGCCGTTCGGGTATGTCACCGATTACGGATAGTTATCCGAATGCTTCTGTAGAAGAGTTGATTGAACTTTGTCGTAAGGAGAGAAGAGTAGAGTTGGCTTTCGAAAGACATCGTTACTTTGATACTCGTACGTGGATGATTGCCGAACAAACCGATAATGGGCCGATGTATGGTATGGACACTACTTGTCCGTTGGAGAAGAATATGGATTCTAGTGAAACTCCTGACGGATTTTGGAAACGTGTTGTATTTGAAACACGTGTGTTCAAGAGTAACCACTATCTCTATCCGTTCTCCCAGAGAGAGTTGGACAGAAATATGATTCTGACTCAAAACTATGGCTGGTAA
- a CDS encoding SusC/RagA family TonB-linked outer membrane protein, whose protein sequence is MKKFFYLYRQRYLRYIVVFFLLWPLMAMAAQGSSTNIVNQQQKKRKITGLVVDKNKEPIIGANVWLKNSSVGTITNFDGQYTISVEGLGGVLEFSYIGMKKQEMAIGDQKIINIVMEPDTEVLDEVVVVGYGSQKKESVVGAISTLDVTKLKVPGASISTVLAGQLSGVVAMTRSGEPGKNSAADFYIRGVSSFKGSGTPLVLVDGIERDIDLVDTDDIASFSILKDAAASAVYGVRGANGVILITTKKGQEGKPSIHVRTEFGLTSPTKKPKLLGSAEWAELYNEAFQTKYYSDEEIRKYRENSDPDLFPNVNWFDALFDDMAESERVNLNISGGGDIVKYYVAGSFYNESSIYKNAGNIYGYNSSLRYNKFNFRANVDLNVTPSTVLNLNLANIYEKSFGPGYGTNDGSIWSYTFMTSPNAFPTQYSNGVISGPSTDSGANPWNMLAHSGYREQFWNSAQSLIGVTQDIGRLWEPLQGLTANVKFSWDAWNTTTQRRSKSVTWYHARGRAGDGSLVFDDNNKDGVWDPVHQGSENLAYEIGRDGSMTRYLEGSLNYNRLFGNKHRIGALFLYNQKIYVKTQAGDANSSLPYKNQGIAGRLTYAFNDTYFGEVNVGYNGSENFARGHRFGVFPAVAIGWMVSHEKWFQPLIKTLDLLKLKASYGKVGNDDIGGQRRWVYESTIVNSGSWNYGDNGTQGGTGIRIGEVENLNASWEEALKLNVGVEFSLFNKVKVQADYFKEKRNGIFLQRSGLPAIVGLSTTPYVNVGKTMNQGFDGTVEYSQKVGEIFLTARGNLTYTRNKLLNNDDPDWEYKYQNRIGKPFGKGGGMQPFGLIALGLFESQEEIDASPKQNFGAYRVGDIRYQDINGDGVIDAQDQVAIGYTNLPEIVYGFGATAQWKNWDINVFFQGVGHSSFFLDGSSIRKPFSTDNMERSSINSDVYGNVWMSTNTPEENANVIYPRMSNGGGGAGASNNNQTSTWWLRDGSFMRLKNFEIGYSLPKSLLNKTFIKSFRIYASGSNLLTFSDFKLWDPEKGNGDGSGYPLNRVITFGFNANF, encoded by the coding sequence ATGAAAAAGTTTTTTTATTTGTACCGACAACGATATCTTAGGTATATCGTAGTATTTTTCCTCTTATGGCCATTGATGGCTATGGCTGCTCAAGGTAGTAGTACGAACATAGTTAACCAACAACAAAAGAAACGCAAAATCACGGGGCTGGTGGTTGATAAGAATAAAGAGCCCATTATCGGAGCCAATGTTTGGTTGAAAAATAGTTCCGTAGGTACTATTACTAATTTTGATGGTCAATATACGATTTCAGTTGAAGGTCTTGGCGGAGTACTTGAGTTTTCGTATATCGGTATGAAAAAACAAGAAATGGCCATTGGAGACCAAAAAATAATCAATATCGTTATGGAACCGGATACGGAAGTGCTTGATGAAGTGGTAGTAGTGGGTTACGGCAGCCAGAAGAAGGAAAGTGTTGTAGGTGCTATTTCTACTTTAGACGTGACGAAACTGAAAGTGCCTGGTGCGAGTATTTCCACTGTGCTTGCTGGACAATTGTCGGGTGTCGTAGCAATGACCCGTTCGGGAGAACCTGGTAAAAATAGTGCAGCTGATTTTTACATTCGTGGTGTATCTTCTTTTAAGGGATCTGGTACTCCATTGGTATTAGTAGATGGTATTGAGCGTGATATCGACTTGGTAGATACGGATGATATTGCTTCATTTTCTATCTTGAAAGATGCTGCCGCATCGGCGGTGTACGGTGTGCGTGGTGCTAATGGAGTGATTTTGATTACTACCAAAAAGGGGCAGGAAGGAAAGCCTTCGATTCATGTGCGTACGGAATTCGGATTAACCAGTCCCACCAAGAAGCCTAAACTGTTGGGGTCGGCAGAATGGGCGGAATTATATAATGAAGCTTTTCAGACGAAGTATTATTCGGATGAAGAAATCAGAAAATATCGTGAAAACTCTGATCCAGATTTATTTCCGAATGTAAACTGGTTCGATGCTCTGTTCGATGATATGGCAGAGAGCGAACGTGTGAATTTAAATATCAGTGGAGGTGGTGACATCGTGAAATACTATGTTGCAGGTTCATTCTACAATGAAAGTTCGATCTATAAAAATGCAGGTAATATATATGGTTACAACTCTTCTTTGCGCTACAACAAGTTCAATTTCCGTGCAAATGTAGACTTAAATGTAACTCCTAGCACAGTTCTTAACCTGAATTTGGCGAATATCTATGAGAAATCTTTCGGTCCTGGTTATGGAACTAATGACGGAAGTATTTGGTCTTATACTTTTATGACATCTCCAAACGCATTTCCTACTCAATATTCAAATGGTGTAATTTCCGGTCCGTCTACTGACTCCGGGGCTAATCCGTGGAATATGCTTGCACACTCGGGATATCGTGAACAGTTTTGGAATTCGGCACAATCATTGATAGGTGTCACTCAAGATATTGGCAGGCTTTGGGAACCTCTGCAAGGTTTGACAGCAAATGTGAAATTCTCTTGGGATGCTTGGAATACGACGACCCAACGCCGTAGTAAATCGGTTACTTGGTATCACGCACGTGGCAGAGCCGGAGACGGATCACTTGTTTTCGATGACAATAATAAAGATGGTGTTTGGGATCCAGTTCATCAGGGGAGTGAAAATCTTGCATATGAAATAGGGCGTGATGGATCGATGACGCGTTATTTGGAAGGATCATTGAACTATAATCGGTTGTTTGGCAATAAACATAGAATAGGAGCACTGTTCCTTTACAATCAAAAAATTTATGTCAAGACTCAAGCGGGAGATGCGAATAGCTCGCTCCCATATAAGAATCAAGGTATCGCAGGTCGCCTTACATATGCATTCAATGACACTTATTTCGGTGAGGTGAATGTGGGTTACAACGGTTCTGAGAATTTTGCACGTGGACATCGTTTCGGAGTTTTCCCTGCTGTAGCGATAGGTTGGATGGTATCTCATGAGAAATGGTTTCAACCATTGATTAAAACTCTTGATCTGCTAAAACTGAAAGCTTCTTATGGTAAAGTAGGTAATGATGATATCGGCGGACAGAGACGCTGGGTATATGAATCGACTATAGTTAACAGTGGATCGTGGAATTATGGTGACAATGGTACTCAAGGTGGAACAGGTATTCGTATCGGTGAAGTAGAAAATCTGAATGCTTCTTGGGAAGAAGCTTTGAAACTGAATGTAGGAGTTGAGTTCTCCTTGTTCAATAAGGTAAAGGTTCAAGCTGACTATTTTAAAGAAAAACGCAACGGTATTTTTCTTCAGCGTTCAGGATTGCCAGCTATTGTAGGTCTGTCTACTACTCCTTATGTAAATGTCGGTAAAACGATGAATCAGGGATTCGATGGTACGGTAGAATATTCACAAAAAGTGGGTGAAATCTTTTTAACTGCACGTGGTAATCTGACTTATACCCGTAATAAATTGCTGAACAATGACGATCCGGATTGGGAATATAAATATCAGAATCGCATCGGTAAGCCTTTCGGAAAAGGCGGGGGGATGCAACCATTTGGTCTGATTGCCTTGGGATTATTCGAAAGTCAGGAAGAAATTGATGCCAGCCCGAAACAAAACTTTGGTGCATATCGTGTGGGAGATATTCGATATCAGGACATTAATGGTGATGGAGTGATTGATGCTCAAGACCAAGTAGCCATCGGATATACGAATTTGCCGGAAATTGTTTATGGTTTTGGAGCAACAGCTCAATGGAAAAATTGGGATATTAATGTATTTTTTCAGGGTGTAGGGCATTCTTCCTTCTTTTTGGATGGTTCTTCTATTCGTAAGCCATTCTCTACAGATAATATGGAACGGTCGTCTATTAACAGCGATGTGTATGGAAATGTATGGATGTCTACCAATACGCCCGAAGAAAATGCGAACGTTATTTATCCGCGTATGAGTAACGGCGGTGGTGGAGCAGGTGCTTCAAATAATAATCAGACTTCTACATGGTGGTTACGTGATGGAAGCTTCATGCGTCTGAAAAACTTTGAGATTGGCTATTCTCTTCCTAAATCGTTGTTGAATAAAACTTTCATTAAATCATTCCGTATCTATGCGTCAGGTAGTAACTTACTGACATTTAGTGATTTTAAATTGTGGGATCCTGAGAAAGGAAATGGAGATGGTTCGGGGTATCCGCTGAACAGAGTCATCACGTTTGGTTTTAATGCAAACTTCTAA
- a CDS encoding glycoside hydrolase family 2 protein, which yields MEFKFAFILLMFIGPFFTLTAREVTSFNEGWLFKRGPFSEDPVKVVDQLNEKWEIISLPHTWNAKDMQVKAASFYQGIGYYKKKQFFGEELKGKRLFLRFEGVGTNTEVYVNGKLVGIHKGGYSAFAYEIGSAIKLGVENEIMIKVDNASRLDVIPVNHNLFGVYGGIYRPVWLIITEQNNITVTDCAAPGVYITQKNVSKRSADIIVKIGLDNGSLTPTDVILENTLYTQEGKKVSSHRLSLELTPQGTQTYFSNFKIDKPHLWQGRKDPYLYKIVSRLISNGKVIDEVIQPLGVRKFEIIAGKGFYLNDEKYPMYGVTRHQDWWGMGSAISNKEHDFDLAQIMDIGATTVRFAHYQQSDYIYSRCDSLGLIIWAEIPFVNRVTGYEAENAQLQLRELIRQSFNHPSIYVWGLHNEVYQPHEYTAGLTQALHNLAKIEDPDRYTVAVNGYGRADHPVNQNTDIQGMNRYFGWYEKKMQDIEPWVKELEEKYPWQKLMLTEYGADANIRHQTEYIGDALNWGKDYYPETFQTKIHEYQWGVIEKHPYIIASYLWNMFDFAVPMWSRGGVHARNMKGLITFDRKTKKDSFYWYKANWSQEPVLYLTQRRNNDRERKQTSITVYSNIGTPTVYLNGQELTGIRKGYTNVHYIFDKVILVKGKNTIKAVATHNGKKYTDEIEWNYTDEKKRNTDSCENKKEHAGW from the coding sequence ATGGAGTTCAAATTTGCGTTTATTTTATTAATGTTTATCGGACCGTTTTTTACTCTTACTGCCCGTGAAGTGACTTCTTTCAATGAAGGATGGTTGTTTAAACGTGGCCCTTTCTCCGAAGATCCGGTAAAAGTGGTGGATCAATTAAATGAAAAATGGGAAATAATCAGTTTACCACATACATGGAATGCTAAAGATATGCAAGTGAAAGCTGCTTCTTTTTATCAGGGGATTGGTTATTACAAGAAGAAACAGTTTTTTGGTGAGGAATTGAAGGGGAAGCGTTTATTTCTTCGTTTTGAAGGCGTGGGCACAAACACTGAGGTATATGTTAATGGTAAGCTTGTCGGAATACATAAGGGAGGCTACAGTGCATTTGCCTATGAAATCGGATCAGCTATAAAACTTGGAGTAGAAAATGAAATCATGATAAAGGTTGATAATGCTTCTCGTCTGGATGTTATTCCTGTGAATCATAACCTTTTCGGTGTATACGGTGGTATTTATCGTCCAGTATGGCTCATTATAACCGAACAGAATAATATAACAGTTACTGATTGTGCTGCTCCGGGTGTGTATATTACTCAGAAGAATGTTTCTAAACGTTCTGCGGATATTATTGTAAAAATAGGATTGGATAATGGTAGTCTTACTCCAACTGATGTAATACTTGAAAATACTCTTTATACACAAGAGGGAAAAAAGGTATCTTCTCACCGTCTTTCTTTAGAGTTAACTCCCCAAGGAACACAAACTTATTTTTCAAACTTTAAGATAGATAAACCTCATCTTTGGCAAGGACGCAAAGATCCCTATTTGTATAAGATTGTTTCACGTCTCATATCAAATGGAAAAGTAATTGATGAAGTTATTCAGCCATTAGGAGTTCGCAAGTTTGAGATTATTGCTGGTAAAGGTTTTTATCTGAATGATGAAAAGTATCCGATGTACGGTGTAACACGTCATCAGGATTGGTGGGGAATGGGAAGTGCTATATCCAATAAAGAACATGATTTTGATTTGGCACAGATTATGGATATAGGGGCTACAACTGTTCGTTTTGCTCATTATCAGCAATCAGATTACATATACTCTCGTTGTGATTCGTTGGGACTTATAATCTGGGCAGAAATTCCTTTTGTAAACCGTGTGACCGGATATGAGGCAGAGAATGCGCAGTTGCAACTGCGTGAATTGATTCGTCAGAGTTTTAATCACCCTTCTATCTATGTTTGGGGATTACATAATGAAGTATATCAGCCTCATGAATACACTGCCGGATTAACACAAGCACTTCATAATCTTGCTAAGATAGAGGATCCTGATCGCTATACTGTGGCAGTTAATGGTTATGGACGAGCCGATCATCCGGTCAACCAAAATACGGATATTCAAGGGATGAATCGCTATTTTGGATGGTATGAGAAAAAAATGCAGGATATTGAACCATGGGTGAAGGAGTTGGAGGAGAAATATCCGTGGCAGAAATTGATGTTGACGGAATATGGAGCAGATGCTAATATAAGGCATCAGACAGAATATATCGGTGACGCATTAAATTGGGGGAAAGATTACTATCCAGAAACTTTCCAGACGAAAATTCATGAATATCAATGGGGAGTCATAGAAAAGCATCCTTATATCATTGCTTCTTATCTTTGGAATATGTTCGATTTTGCAGTTCCGATGTGGAGCCGTGGTGGTGTGCACGCCCGTAATATGAAAGGGTTGATAACTTTTGATCGGAAAACTAAGAAGGATTCTTTTTATTGGTATAAAGCTAACTGGAGTCAAGAGCCTGTACTATATCTGACTCAACGTCGTAATAATGATCGTGAACGAAAACAGACTTCAATTACAGTTTATTCGAATATTGGTACTCCGACAGTTTATCTCAATGGTCAAGAATTGACAGGTATTCGTAAAGGTTATACTAACGTGCATTATATTTTTGATAAAGTAATATTGGTAAAAGGTAAAAATACAATAAAAGCCGTTGCAACACATAATGGCAAAAAATACACGGATGAAATAGAGTGGAACTATACTGATGAAAAGAAACGCAACACTGACTCGTGTGAAAATAAGAAAGAACATGCTGGCTGGTAA